The following are from one region of the Corylus avellana chromosome ca1, CavTom2PMs-1.0 genome:
- the LOC132174578 gene encoding expansin-A16 isoform X1, translating into MGALQATFLFLILLKACEITDAEDEEWKTATATYTKETDGSIITGSFLASFRVLSSFCLFYIMLLHVYNILKILLESDKGFGIKYVAEGACGYGDLHKTSYGKHSAGLSTILFNRGSSCGACYEVRCVDHILWCLQGSPSVILTATDFCPPNYGLSSDYGGWCNFPQEHFEMSEAAFAEIAERRADIVPVQYRRVKCARSGGLRFTVSGNLRFFQVLITNVGLDGEVVAVKVKGSRTGWIAMGRNWGQNWQCNINLRGQPISFEVTVSSGRTLASYNVAPANWQFPQTFEGKQF; encoded by the exons ATGGGTGCTCTTCAAGCCACATTTCTCTTCCTGATTCTACTGAAAGCATGCGAGATTACTGATGCCGAGGATGAAGAATGGAAGACTGCTACTGCAACATACACCAAAGAAACTGATGGGTCAATCATTACAGGTAGTTTTCTTGCTTCTTTCAGAGTTTTGTCAAGTTTCTGTCTTTTCTACATAATGCTGCTGCACGTTTACAACATACTCAAAATTTTACTAGAAAGTGATAAAGGGTTTGGTATTAAATATGTTGCAGAAGGGGCTTGTGGTTATGGAGATCTCCACAAGACTAGCTATGGGAAACACAGTGCTGGACTAAGCACCATTTTGTTCAACAGGGGGAGTTCTTGTGGGGCTTGCTACGAGGTGAGATGTGTTGATCACATATTGTGGTGCCTGCAGGGGAGCCCCTCTGTTATTCTCACTGCCACAGATTTCTGTCCTCCAAATTATGGACTCTCATCCGATTATGGTGGCTGGTGCAACTTCCCACAAGAACACTTTGAGATGTCTGAGGCCGCATTTGCAGAAATTGCAGAGAGAAGAGCTGATATCGTGCCAGTGCAATACAGGAG GGTGAAGTGTGCAAGAAGTGGTGGGTTGAGATTCACTGTGAGTGGAAACCTTCGCTTCTTTCAAGTTTTAATTACCAATGTAGGCTTGGATGGTGAAGTGGTTGCTGTGAAAGTGAAGGGATCAAGAACGGGGTGGATAGCTATGGGAAGAAATTGGGGACAGAACTGGCAATGCAACATTAATCTTAGAGGACAGCCTATATCTTTTGAGGTGACCGTCAGCAGCGGAAGAACACTAGCATCTTATAATGTTGCTCCAGCAAACTGGCAATTTCCTCAGACATTTGAAGGGAAACAGTTCTAG
- the LOC132174578 gene encoding expansin-A16 isoform X2 yields MGALQATFLFLILLKACEITDAEDEEWKTATATYTKETDGSIITEGACGYGDLHKTSYGKHSAGLSTILFNRGSSCGACYEVRCVDHILWCLQGSPSVILTATDFCPPNYGLSSDYGGWCNFPQEHFEMSEAAFAEIAERRADIVPVQYRRVKCARSGGLRFTVSGNLRFFQVLITNVGLDGEVVAVKVKGSRTGWIAMGRNWGQNWQCNINLRGQPISFEVTVSSGRTLASYNVAPANWQFPQTFEGKQF; encoded by the exons ATGGGTGCTCTTCAAGCCACATTTCTCTTCCTGATTCTACTGAAAGCATGCGAGATTACTGATGCCGAGGATGAAGAATGGAAGACTGCTACTGCAACATACACCAAAGAAACTGATGGGTCAATCATTACAG AAGGGGCTTGTGGTTATGGAGATCTCCACAAGACTAGCTATGGGAAACACAGTGCTGGACTAAGCACCATTTTGTTCAACAGGGGGAGTTCTTGTGGGGCTTGCTACGAGGTGAGATGTGTTGATCACATATTGTGGTGCCTGCAGGGGAGCCCCTCTGTTATTCTCACTGCCACAGATTTCTGTCCTCCAAATTATGGACTCTCATCCGATTATGGTGGCTGGTGCAACTTCCCACAAGAACACTTTGAGATGTCTGAGGCCGCATTTGCAGAAATTGCAGAGAGAAGAGCTGATATCGTGCCAGTGCAATACAGGAG GGTGAAGTGTGCAAGAAGTGGTGGGTTGAGATTCACTGTGAGTGGAAACCTTCGCTTCTTTCAAGTTTTAATTACCAATGTAGGCTTGGATGGTGAAGTGGTTGCTGTGAAAGTGAAGGGATCAAGAACGGGGTGGATAGCTATGGGAAGAAATTGGGGACAGAACTGGCAATGCAACATTAATCTTAGAGGACAGCCTATATCTTTTGAGGTGACCGTCAGCAGCGGAAGAACACTAGCATCTTATAATGTTGCTCCAGCAAACTGGCAATTTCCTCAGACATTTGAAGGGAAACAGTTCTAG